A genomic region of Papaver somniferum cultivar HN1 chromosome 7, ASM357369v1, whole genome shotgun sequence contains the following coding sequences:
- the LOC113298267 gene encoding kinase-interacting family protein-like, translating into MKQLMMGGESADGDGGGSVCNDSGGGGSSLTQSSYSRNFTANNTKKQPSWLQNILADLDDKMKTLSVTLTREEDIDSFANRAENYYRKRPQLLNLLQDLYNGYLSLADRYVQVLSKNPPQQHQTAPVITVYSDVEDEGDVTESDAESSLSYQAMPSTSSASIEIQNASQSTDNLVAQLIMKTVDYEILVQEMGLLDRQCNESARKMELQKSLVEVLESERLILLNENARLSYKMTNLMEENKGLASESAFMKRKATELARCVLKMREDHRVCMLSRKIEDLQGQLYGLEKRNKEYYEKLVRREDDVKDKKREMALEVCFEVEKLKIENQRLKEEANSTATTPSYIMKKKGAGKDGWWGTVRKFEMVCLCVPTDPKVSHY; encoded by the exons ATGAAGCAGCTGATGATGGGAGGAGAGAGTgctgatggagatggtggtggtagtgtTTGTAATGATAGTGGTGGCGGTGGTTCCTCACTTACTCAGTCGTCATATAGTAGAAACTTCACTGCTAACAACACCAAGAAGCAACCTTCTTGGCTTCAAAACATCCTTGCTG ATTTGGATGACAAGATGAAAACACTGTCAGTAACACTCACCCGAGAAGAAGACATTGACTCATTTGCTAATCGAGCTGAGAACTATTATCGGAAACGTCCTCAATTGTTAAACCTACTTCAAGATCTCTACAACGGTTATCTTTCTTTGGCTGACCGGTATGTTCAGGTTTTAAGCAAAAATCCTCCTCAGCAACACCAGACAGCTCCAGTCATAACTGTTTATTCTGATGTCGAGGACGAGGGTGATGTTACTGAATCGGACGCTGAGAGTTCACTCTCGTACCAAGCCATGCCCTCAACATCATCAGCAAGCATTGAAATTCAGAACGCATCTCAATCTACTGATAATCTCGTGGCTCAACTTATAATGAAGACTGTTGACTACGAAATCCTTGTCCAAGAAATGGGCTTGCTTGATCGACAATGCAATGAATCTGCAAGGAAAATGGAGTTGCAAAAGAGTTTGGTGGAAGTTTTGGAATCAGAAAGGCTAATACTTTTGAATGAAAATGCGAGGTTGAGTTATAAGATGACAAATTTGATGGAGGAAAACAAAGGGCTGGCTTCAGAATCAGCTTTCATGAAGCGCAAAGCTACTGAATTAGCGAGATGTGTGTTGAAGATGAGAGAAGATCACCGGGTTTGCATGTTGAGTCGTAAAATTGAAGATCTTCAAGGCCAACTATATGGGTTAGAGAAGAGAAACAAGGAGTATTATGAGAAGTTAGTGAGGAGAGAAGATGATGTGAAAGATAAGAAAAGAGAAATGGCTTTGGAAGTTTGTTTCGAAGTCGAGAAATTAAAGATTGAAAATCAAAGATTAAAGGAAGAAGCTAATTCTACTGCTACGACTCCAAGTTACATTATGAAAAAGAAGGGTGCTGGCAAAGATGGTTGGTGGGGAACGGTCAGGAAATTTGAAATGGTTTGCCTGTGTGTACCTACTGACCCTAAAGTTTCTCACTACTAA
- the LOC113298265 gene encoding ATP-dependent Clp protease proteolytic subunit-related protein 2, chloroplastic-like, whose amino-acid sequence MATMLNSIQGSCLQSHDGVMAVPQPSLKVFSGLKFHSDSIFGSKKPNLTAEFHDKVYKSIQSRTRGKPTRARIGMMPIGTPRVPYRTPGEGTWQWVDLWNALYRERVIFIGQEIDEELSNQILATMLYLDSLDSSKMLYLYINGPGGDLTPCMAVYDTMQSLKSPVGTHCVGYAYNLSGFLLAAGDKGSRFAMPLSRIALQSPAGAARGQADDIKNEANELLRIRDYLFDELSIKTGQPAEKIHKDLSRMKRFNSQEALEYGLIDRIIRPPRVKADAPRKEAGTGLG is encoded by the exons atgGCAACGATGCTGAACTCGATTCAGGGTTCATGTTTACAATCTCATGATGGAGTTATGGCCGTTCCACAACCTTCTCTTAAAGTATTTTCAGGGTTGAAGTTCCATTCAGACA GCATTTTTGGATCTAAGAAACCTAATTTGACAGCTGAATTCCATGATAAAGTTTATAAAAGTATACAGTCCAG GACTCGTGGCAAACCAACTCGTGCACGTATTGGAATGATGCCCATTGGTACACCAAGAGTGCCCTACAGAACTCCTGGTGAAGGAACATGGCAGTGGGTCGATTTGTGGAATGCTCTT TACAGGGAACGTGTTATTTTTATTGGACAAGAGATAGATGAGGAGCTTAGTAACCAAATACTGGCAACAATGCTGTACCTAGATAGtttggattcttctaaaatgcTCTATCTATATATCAATGGTCCAGGTGGTGAT CTTACTCCATGCATGGCTGTATATGACACGATGCAGAGCTTAAAGAGTCCTGTTGGTACTCACTGTGTAGGCTACGCATATAACCTTTCAGGATTTCTTCTTGCAGCTGGAGATAAG GGTAGTCGCTTTGCTATGCCTCTCTCTAGAATCGCCCTGCAATCTCCTGCTGGGGCTGCTCGTGGCcag GCCGATGATATTAAAAATGAAGCAAATGAGCTTTTGAGAATCAGAGACTACCTTTTTGATGAATTGTCTATCAAGACAGGGCAGCCTGCTGAAAAG ATTCACAAGGATCTTAGCAGAATGAAACGGTTCAACTCACAAGAGGCTTTGGAATATGGACTCATTGATCGTATTATTAGGCCTCCTCGTGTTAAGGCTGATGCACCACGTAAAGAAGCTGGGACAGGTCTTGGTTAA
- the LOC113298266 gene encoding uncharacterized protein LOC113298266 yields the protein MQMSSTPVMTPSPLMASQSDSNNNHQTSASLSLGFLSLPPSSSAPPSSHHHHHQQQQQQSHSNSNRSPTLIYSDHQHQNQNHYQHQNQNVPNVILQKAIATAHPINEIPMPVVTPVARVRLSDIMAYDGAPGVMYSRSVEALSGSLMRHNAVVIELGSDDAALIRCGLESARLYFRTRAQNGGGGVTGGAGNWVKPSKGVYMYRAGRAFEDGDSSPPCMADVFRCMGKAARAALCAIARHLRLRSDVFNHLLDDTPLSANEVSSSVLVAASSHTSLQNGKSAFGGGKPSMNNEIEKGLLTLIASDSPGIQVCDPNSRWYLADGGSSPGDLLLLTGKALSHATAGLRPAASYRAATDYSSSSSSNGRASLAFRLMPQSNAILDCSPIAKAGHVTPQSYVPISVSQFMDDLSAEEDVACNHPVNNYEVQRNSTKDPSLRSVLSDPLSGAFLEDAVVVSCGHSFGGLMLRKVLEACRCSLCNAEIDSGSLIPNHALRAAAAAVKHEDDRRLFHSAALRKRRKEVGENVDTVKRLNMENVEMSTESDGQMHHRGVQYPFSVNEKVVIKGNKRTPDKFVGREAVITTQCLNGWYRLQILGSGESVRLQYRSLQKILSSQAAEDRRPSQSMIPNSS from the exons ATGCAAATGTCTTCGACCCCTGTTATGACACCATCTCCGTTAATGGCAAGTCAATCGGATTCAAACAACAATCATCAGACATCAGCTTCTCTCTCTTTAGGGTTTCTTTCTTTACCACCTTCATCATCAGCTCCACCTTCTTCGCATCatcaccaccatcaacagcaacagcaacaaagtCATAGTAACAGTAATCGTTCTCCCACATTAATTTATTCTGATCATCAACATCAGAACCAGAACCATTATCAGCACCAAAATCAAAATGTTCCGAATGTGATTCTACAAAAGGCAATTGCAACGGCACATCCAATTAATGAGATACCAATGCCAGTTGTGACACCTGTAGCTAGGGTTAGACTTTCTGACATTATGGCTTATGATGGAGCACCCGGAGTTATGTATAGTAGATCGGTAGAAGCACTTTCCGGTTCATTAATGAGACATAATGCAGTTGTTATCGAACTTGGAAGTGATGATGCTGCTTTAATTAGATGTGGGTTGGAATCGGCAAGGTTGTATTTTAGAACAAGGGCTcagaacggtggtggtggtgttacTGGTGGTGCTGGAAATTGGGTTAAACCCAGTAAAGGGGTTTATATGTACAGAGCAGGAAG GGCTTTTGAAGATGGTGACTCGTCCCCCCCATGCATGGCTGATGTTTTTAGATGTATGGGAAAGGCTGCTCGTGCTGCTCTATGTGCAATAGCTAGACATCTCCGTTTACGTAGCGA TGTTTTTAATCATTTACTTGACGATACCCCATTGTCTGCGAATGAGGTATCCTCATCCGTGCTGGTTGCAGCCTCTTCTCATACTTCCTTACAAAATGGGAAGAGTGCTTTTGGTGGAGGAAAACCATCCATGAATAACGAAATTGAGAAAGGACTGCTGACGCTAATCGCCTCAGATAGTCCTGGGATTCAG GTTTGTGATCCAAATAGTCGTTGGTACCTCGCTGATGGAGGATCCAGTCCTGGGGATCTTTTGCTGCTGACAGGGAAGGCACTCAGCCATGCTACTGCTGGACTTCGTCCCGCAGCTTCATATAGGGCAGCAACTGACTACTCTTCAAGCAGCAGTAGTAATGGACG GGCATCACTGGCATTTAGGCTCATGCCTCAAAGCAATGCTATATTAGATTGTTCTCCAATCGCCAAAGCTGGTCATGTAACTCCTCAAAGCTATGTACCAATCTCCGTAAGCCAGTTCATGGATGACCTATCTGCCGAAGAAGATGTAGCATGCAACCATCCTGTAAACAATTAT GAAGTACAAAGGAATTCGACCAAGGATCCATCCTTAAGAAGCGTTCTTTCAGATCCATTATC TGGTGCGTTTCTTGAAGATGCTGTGGTTGTTTCGTGTGGGCATTCGTTTGGTGGTCTCATGTTGAGGAAGGTCCTTGAAGCG TGCAGATGTAGCCTTTGCAATGCCGAGATTGACAGTGGGTCTTTGATTCCTAATCATG CCTTGagagctgcagctgctgctgtgaagcATGAGGATGACCGAAGACTTTTCCACAGTGCAGCTCTCCGGAAACGCCGAAAAGAAGTTGGTGAAAACGTGGATACGGTGAAGAGGCTAAACATG GAAAATGTTGAAATGAGTACTGAAAGCGATGGCCAGATGCACCACAGAGGGGTCCAATATCCATTTTCTgttaatgaaaaagtggtaataaag GGAAATAAGAGGACTCCGGATAAATTTGTAGGAAGAGAAGCAGTCATCACAACTCAGTGTCTCAATGGCTG GTACCGCTTGCAGATTCTTGGAAGCGGAGAGAGTGTTAGGTTACAATATCGTTCTCTTCAGAAGATCTTGAGTTCTCAGGCAGCTGAGGATAGGCGCCCATCTCAGTCGATGATACCAAACAGTAGCTGA
- the LOC113295125 gene encoding uncharacterized protein LOC113295125, with translation MHCSSTTQLVAAKRILRFKGTVDHGLYFLKGLAAALHGLYFLKGLAAALQGYRYADWVGSPDDKRFTSDYCIFFGSNLISLSAKKQPTVARSSTEAEYRDVA, from the coding sequence ATGCATTGTTCTTCTACGACTCAACTTGTTGCTGCCAAAAGGATATTAAGATTTAAGGGTACTGTTGATCATGGTTTATACTTTCTAAAGGGATTAGCAGCAGCTCTTCATGGTTTATACTTTCTAAAGGGATTAGCAGCAGCTCTTCAAGGATACAGATATGCAGATTGGGTTGGTTCTCCTGATGACAAAAGGTTTACTAGTGATTATTGTATTTTCTTTGGCTCTAATCTCATCTCCTTGTCAGCCAAAAAGCAGCCAACTGTTGCAAGATCATCTACAGAAGCTGAATACAGGGATGTGGCATAA